One part of the Flavobacterium johnsoniae UW101 genome encodes these proteins:
- a CDS encoding class I SAM-dependent methyltransferase yields the protein MDVLNKKHFLTVKDHSVSKEIFDLYYDENLDMLITSPQPDLENLGRYYESEDYISHTDNKRSFFEKAYHFVKSIALKNKLNLINSEQSQKGKILDIGAGTGDFLLTAKNDGWNVIGIEPSDRAKNIAKQKGISFAEETASLENNSFDVITMWHVLEHVPNLELQIQELKRLLKPTGTLIVAVPNFKSFDAKHYGEFWAAFDVPIHFWHFSKKAIKSLFEKVDMKLEKVLPMKFDSFYVSLLSEKYKTGKMNFVRAFFIGLRSNLKASSTKEYSSHIYVLKNS from the coding sequence ATGGACGTTTTAAATAAAAAACATTTTCTTACTGTAAAAGACCATTCTGTTTCAAAAGAAATTTTCGATTTGTACTATGATGAAAATCTGGATATGCTGATTACTTCTCCGCAGCCGGATTTAGAAAATTTAGGAAGATATTACGAAAGTGAAGATTACATTTCGCATACAGATAACAAACGTTCTTTTTTTGAAAAAGCATATCATTTTGTAAAAAGTATCGCTTTAAAAAATAAACTGAATTTGATAAATTCAGAACAATCTCAAAAAGGAAAAATTTTAGACATTGGAGCCGGAACCGGAGATTTTTTATTAACGGCAAAAAATGACGGCTGGAATGTAATTGGAATTGAACCGAGCGACCGGGCAAAAAATATTGCAAAGCAAAAAGGAATTTCGTTTGCAGAAGAAACAGCTTCTTTAGAAAATAATTCTTTTGACGTAATTACCATGTGGCACGTTTTGGAACATGTTCCAAATTTAGAACTTCAAATTCAGGAATTGAAGCGTTTGTTAAAACCAACTGGAACATTAATTGTTGCGGTTCCAAATTTTAAATCTTTCGACGCAAAACATTATGGAGAATTTTGGGCAGCTTTTGATGTGCCAATTCATTTTTGGCATTTTTCAAAAAAAGCGATAAAATCACTTTTCGAAAAAGTCGATATGAAATTAGAAAAAGTACTTCCAATGAAATTTGATTCATTTTATGTGAGTCTGCTTTCTGAAAAATATAAAACGGGAAAAATGAATTTTGTCCGTGCATTTTTTATTGGTTTAAGATCAAATTTAAAAGCATCAAGTACAAAAGAGTATTCATCTCACATTTACGTGCTAAAAAACAGCTAA